A window of the Rhodohalobacter mucosus genome harbors these coding sequences:
- a CDS encoding RNA polymerase sigma factor gives MKLTTSDSIPASYEQMQDKELVRLFRKKDDQLAFRELMNRHQSKIYSYIFSMIQNREVANDIFQETFTKVITKMDDTYNEQGKWIAWVMRIAHNATIDHIRKQKRFVDVSSSYDKESKTDFYDRLPDEDSPSQQEKLELDESTSSLLKHISNLPEEQRTVVMLRHYYEMPFKEIAEMTGVSINTALGRMRYALINLRKMFDEEREKESSNV, from the coding sequence ATGAAGCTTACAACATCCGACTCCATACCGGCCAGCTACGAGCAGATGCAGGACAAAGAGCTCGTTCGACTTTTCAGAAAGAAAGACGACCAGCTTGCGTTCAGGGAACTGATGAACCGTCATCAGTCCAAGATCTACTCCTACATCTTCAGCATGATTCAGAATCGTGAGGTGGCTAACGACATTTTTCAGGAGACCTTTACCAAGGTGATTACCAAAATGGATGACACCTACAATGAACAGGGTAAATGGATTGCCTGGGTGATGCGGATTGCACATAATGCAACAATTGATCATATAAGAAAACAAAAACGTTTTGTCGACGTTAGTAGCTCATACGACAAAGAGTCGAAAACGGACTTTTACGATAGATTGCCCGACGAAGACTCTCCGAGTCAGCAGGAAAAGCTTGAGCTGGATGAATCCACGAGCAGTTTGCTGAAGCATATTTCCAATTTACCGGAAGAGCAGAGAACTGTGGTAATGCTGCGCCATTACTATGAGATGCCCTTCAAGGAAATTGCTGAAATGACCGGAGTTTCCATCAATACCGCACTGGGGCGGATGAGATACGCGCTGATCAATCTTCGTAAAATGTTCGATGAGGAACGTGAGAAGGAATCAAGCAATGTATGA
- a CDS encoding ParB/RepB/Spo0J family partition protein — MSKKVLGRGLGAFFPEYNEGNEGDENAPETKTAIPIEPAERVNVVLNIPVQHIRPNPHQPRSDFKEEALEELASSIRKHGLIQPITVRYLGEKRFELISGERRLRASKLAGIDEIPAYIREANDEQLISFALIENIQREQLNPLEISLGYQRLIDECGYTQGEVAERVGKNRTTVTNMLRLLQLPDFIQAALRDERITTGHARALINLKSEEDQKRLLKQIISKSLSVRQTEKMVQAFDKKNEKTASGKSGKKSADPFLNEISRRLRSKLSTRVQISAKGKGGEIKIEYYSDDDLERLIQIFDEMG, encoded by the coding sequence ATGTCAAAAAAAGTGTTGGGCCGTGGTCTTGGAGCTTTCTTTCCTGAATACAATGAGGGAAATGAGGGTGATGAGAATGCGCCCGAAACAAAAACGGCCATCCCCATCGAGCCCGCCGAACGGGTAAACGTGGTTCTCAATATACCGGTTCAGCATATTCGTCCGAATCCGCATCAGCCCCGAAGTGATTTTAAGGAGGAAGCACTTGAAGAGCTGGCTTCATCCATCCGTAAACACGGCCTGATACAGCCCATTACCGTTCGCTACCTGGGAGAAAAACGATTTGAGCTGATAAGCGGCGAGCGTCGGCTTCGTGCCAGTAAACTAGCAGGAATTGACGAAATACCCGCTTACATCCGGGAAGCAAACGATGAGCAGCTGATCTCCTTTGCACTGATCGAAAATATTCAGCGCGAGCAGCTGAACCCGCTTGAAATTTCGCTGGGTTATCAACGGCTCATTGACGAGTGCGGGTATACACAGGGCGAGGTGGCTGAGCGAGTGGGTAAGAACCGCACCACGGTTACCAATATGCTTCGCCTTCTTCAGCTGCCCGACTTTATCCAGGCCGCCCTGCGCGATGAACGCATCACAACGGGTCATGCCCGGGCTCTGATCAATCTGAAAAGCGAGGAAGATCAGAAGCGCCTCTTAAAACAGATCATTTCCAAATCACTCTCCGTTCGCCAGACAGAAAAAATGGTTCAGGCGTTTGACAAGAAGAATGAAAAAACCGCCTCAGGGAAAAGCGGGAAAAAGAGTGCGGATCCTTTCCTGAATGAGATATCCAGAAGACTTCGCTCCAAACTGAGTACCCGCGTGCAAATTAGTGCGAAAGGAAAAGGCGGCGAGATAAAAATTGAATACTACTCTGATGATGATCTGGAACGACTGATACAGATTTTCGATGAGATGGGTTAA
- a CDS encoding ParA family protein, translated as MGKIISIANQKGGVGKTTTAINLAASLAAIEHPTLILDIDPQSNSTSGLGIEPKTVSNSVYEVMVGGVDVMNAIRETELPFLDLIPSHINLVGAEIEMVDRNRRERILADAIEPLKEKYDFIIIDCPPSLGLLTINALTASDSVLIPVQCEYFALEGLGQLLNTIKIVRQHLNPDLDIEGVLLTMYDTRTRLSNQVAEEVKRYFDDRVFSSVISRNVRLAEAPSFGKPALLYDATSVGAKNYLSLAREIIQRNKKLFKNSPVLSK; from the coding sequence ATGGGTAAAATAATCTCCATTGCCAACCAAAAGGGTGGCGTGGGCAAAACGACAACGGCTATTAATCTTGCGGCAAGCCTCGCCGCCATAGAGCATCCTACACTTATACTGGATATCGATCCGCAAAGCAACTCCACAAGCGGCCTGGGTATAGAGCCGAAAACCGTCTCGAACTCGGTATATGAAGTGATGGTGGGAGGCGTGGACGTAATGAATGCCATTCGCGAAACCGAGCTTCCCTTTCTGGATTTGATTCCATCGCATATCAACCTGGTCGGGGCCGAAATAGAGATGGTTGACCGCAACCGGCGCGAGCGCATACTCGCCGACGCCATTGAGCCGTTAAAGGAGAAATACGATTTTATCATCATTGACTGTCCGCCATCGCTGGGGCTTCTTACGATCAATGCGCTAACGGCCTCCGATTCGGTATTGATACCGGTTCAATGTGAATATTTTGCGCTGGAAGGGCTTGGGCAGCTGCTCAATACGATAAAGATTGTGCGGCAGCACCTGAACCCGGATCTGGATATCGAGGGCGTACTGCTCACGATGTATGATACGCGCACACGATTGTCGAACCAGGTTGCCGAAGAGGTAAAGCGTTACTTTGACGACAGGGTGTTTTCATCCGTTATATCCAGAAATGTGCGCCTGGCCGAAGCGCCCAGTTTCGGCAAACCGGCGCTTCTGTACGATGCCACCAGTGTGGGGGCTAAAAACTATCTTTCGCTGGCACGCGAAATCATACAAAGGAATAAAAAGCTGTTTAAAAACAGCCCGGTTCTGTCGAAATAG
- a CDS encoding RluA family pseudouridine synthase, with amino-acid sequence MKTTGTQPDIEILFEDNHLLVINKPSGVLSQEDRTATPDVLTLCKAYLKKEYGKPGNVFLGLVHRLDKPVSGVMVLAKTSKAASRLSDQVRRRKLKKTYLAIVEGSAPSNGFLDDFLLKDPNKNITRIVSRDTRGAKEARLSFQKLGEACGKSLLKVNLMTGRPHQIRVQLAGHGYPITGDSRYGSANASGICLHAREIEFSHPTLKKSIHFSGNIPKKAPWTLFKSFSEG; translated from the coding sequence ATGAAAACAACCGGTACACAACCCGATATTGAAATTCTCTTTGAAGACAACCACCTGCTGGTCATCAACAAGCCGTCCGGTGTGCTTTCTCAGGAAGACCGTACCGCAACACCCGATGTGCTCACGCTGTGCAAAGCTTATCTGAAAAAAGAGTACGGAAAACCCGGCAATGTGTTTCTGGGCCTGGTCCACCGGCTTGACAAACCCGTTAGCGGTGTAATGGTGCTTGCAAAAACATCTAAAGCCGCATCCCGATTAAGCGACCAGGTTCGAAGGCGCAAACTGAAAAAAACCTACCTGGCCATTGTAGAGGGCAGCGCACCCTCCAACGGTTTTCTGGATGATTTTCTGCTCAAGGATCCGAATAAGAACATCACGCGTATCGTATCAAGGGATACCCGCGGTGCAAAGGAAGCGCGCCTCTCATTCCAAAAACTGGGTGAAGCGTGCGGTAAATCACTTTTGAAAGTTAATCTGATGACCGGGAGGCCGCACCAGATACGCGTGCAGCTCGCAGGACACGGCTATCCGATCACGGGAGACTCACGATATGGCTCGGCAAACGCTTCCGGTATCTGCCTGCATGCCCGGGAAATTGAGTTCAGCCATCCCACTCTCAAAAAGAGCATACATTTCAGTGGCAACATCCCAAAAAAAGCCCCCTGGACTCTCTTCAAATCCTTTTCGGAAGGTTAA
- the uvrC gene encoding excinuclease ABC subunit UvrC codes for MPISLEEKISHLPLKPGVYQFKDSRGNYLYVGKAKRLRNRVRSYFQSSRSHDGRIRLMVSKIEDVDVIVTDSEAEALILENNLIKKHQPRYNIMYRDDKSYPYICVTPGGRPRVYPTRTIIRDGSRYYGPYDHVGHMRRMLETIRKAFGLCTCAVSPKMIDKSRGAPKWHSCFDDYLKNCSGDWDEEVYRTTIEKVEKLLSGKTDDLIREVKEEMQIASEAMDFEEAARLRDSMISLQKYNQKMKIVANKDVHRDVFALDVDEELGEACGVLFKIREGKLIGKFHRFLKNIEGTPRPVMMQSFVEDYYTSQLAGAIPDEVYLSDPIEDDGPLLEYLWEQRGKKVPVLVPQIGEKKQLIRMAVTNAGLNLGERKLEKQKAEKERIPQAVKDLKQFLSLSRLPRRIECFDNSNIQGSDPVASMVCFVDGQPRKSEYKRFRIRTVTGADDYASMKEIVMRRYKRIKREKQQPPDLILIDGGKGQLNAALEGLREIDFEGHSDVAGLAKRLEEVFLPGRADPVMIPKTSSALKLLQRARDEAHRFAITYHRKKRSDRTLKTELTDIEGVGDKTARKLLSEFGSVSKIREAGMEELTDLLGAVTGERVYRHYRDET; via the coding sequence ATGCCAATCAGTCTGGAAGAAAAAATATCCCATCTGCCGCTCAAACCCGGTGTTTATCAGTTCAAAGACAGCCGCGGGAACTATCTCTATGTAGGCAAGGCCAAGCGTCTCCGGAACAGGGTGAGATCCTATTTTCAGAGCTCCCGGAGCCATGACGGGCGCATTCGCCTAATGGTATCCAAGATTGAGGATGTGGACGTTATTGTTACCGACTCGGAAGCTGAAGCGCTGATACTGGAAAACAACCTTATCAAAAAGCATCAGCCCCGGTACAATATCATGTACAGGGATGACAAGTCGTATCCCTACATTTGCGTTACGCCCGGTGGTCGTCCGCGCGTTTACCCGACCCGCACCATCATCCGTGACGGCAGCCGGTATTACGGTCCGTACGACCATGTAGGCCATATGAGGCGCATGCTGGAGACCATCCGCAAGGCATTCGGACTTTGTACTTGTGCCGTATCGCCCAAGATGATAGACAAGTCGCGCGGTGCCCCGAAATGGCACTCCTGTTTTGACGACTATCTGAAGAACTGCTCGGGCGACTGGGACGAGGAGGTGTACCGCACAACCATTGAAAAGGTGGAGAAGCTTCTGTCGGGAAAAACGGACGATCTGATCCGCGAGGTAAAAGAGGAGATGCAGATTGCCTCGGAAGCGATGGACTTTGAGGAAGCCGCCCGCCTGCGCGACAGCATGATCTCCCTGCAGAAGTACAATCAGAAGATGAAAATCGTTGCCAATAAGGATGTTCACCGGGATGTGTTTGCGCTTGATGTGGATGAAGAGCTGGGTGAAGCGTGCGGCGTTCTGTTCAAGATACGCGAGGGCAAACTGATCGGTAAATTTCACCGGTTTCTGAAGAATATTGAGGGGACTCCGCGCCCTGTAATGATGCAGTCGTTTGTTGAGGATTACTATACAAGCCAGTTAGCGGGAGCCATACCTGATGAGGTCTATCTTAGTGATCCCATCGAAGATGACGGTCCGCTTCTTGAATATCTGTGGGAACAGAGAGGAAAAAAAGTGCCGGTGCTTGTTCCGCAAATCGGAGAGAAAAAACAGCTGATACGGATGGCGGTGACCAATGCCGGCCTCAATCTGGGTGAAAGGAAACTGGAGAAACAGAAAGCAGAGAAGGAGAGGATACCCCAGGCGGTAAAAGACCTGAAACAGTTTTTATCTTTGTCGAGGCTGCCGAGGAGAATTGAGTGTTTTGACAACTCCAATATTCAGGGATCGGACCCTGTGGCTTCCATGGTCTGTTTTGTTGATGGCCAGCCCAGAAAGAGTGAGTACAAGCGGTTCAGGATCAGAACCGTAACCGGTGCGGACGATTATGCATCCATGAAGGAGATTGTGATGAGGCGGTACAAACGAATCAAACGGGAGAAGCAGCAGCCGCCCGATCTGATACTGATTGACGGAGGCAAAGGTCAGCTGAATGCGGCGCTTGAGGGGCTTCGGGAGATCGATTTTGAGGGACACAGCGATGTGGCAGGGCTGGCCAAGAGGCTGGAGGAGGTATTTCTTCCCGGCAGGGCCGACCCGGTAATGATTCCAAAAACATCCTCTGCACTCAAGCTGCTTCAGAGGGCGCGTGATGAGGCACACCGGTTTGCCATCACCTACCACCGCAAAAAACGGTCGGACCGCACGCTAAAGACGGAATTGACCGATATTGAGGGAGTTGGCGACAAAACGGCAAGAAAACTGCTCTCGGAGTTTGGGTCTGTAAGCAAAATCAGGGAGGCCGGGATGGAAGAGCTGACCGATCTGCTGGGTGCCGTAACCGGCGAACGGGTGTACAGGCACTATCGTGATGAAACGTGA